The Shewanella japonica genome has a window encoding:
- a CDS encoding DUF2390 domain-containing protein: MQQFNSLLWRDCDNRYATHRLSYISVQDDYQVNINLLLLAQYLDQQQHPLALAQWESLAATIEDWDTKVVSPYRKLRRLAKTYLQPGEYQQMLDIELMMERKTQQMLLKKLNQFEAEGVSVVVNNDNDTYNTDNYLCLFGIDADYFTGLQSA, encoded by the coding sequence GTGCAACAGTTTAATTCGTTACTTTGGCGTGATTGTGATAACCGTTACGCCACTCATCGTTTAAGCTATATTAGCGTGCAAGACGATTATCAGGTCAATATTAATCTCCTTTTACTCGCTCAATATCTCGACCAACAGCAGCACCCTTTAGCGCTCGCTCAATGGGAAAGCTTAGCTGCAACTATTGAAGATTGGGATACCAAAGTGGTTTCGCCTTATCGTAAATTACGCCGCCTAGCAAAAACCTATTTGCAACCGGGGGAGTATCAACAGATGTTAGATATCGAGCTCATGATGGAGCGAAAAACCCAGCAAATGTTACTTAAAAAGCTGAATCAGTTTGAAGCAGAAGGTGTTAGCGTGGTTGTTAACAATGACAATGACACCTATAACACGGACAATTATTTGTGTTTATTTGGTATTGATGCGGACTACTTTACCGGTCTGCAATCTGCTTAA